The following DNA comes from Bacteroidales bacterium.
CTTCTTGAGCAAATGAAAACTGGGTTGTGCTTAAAAAAAGTACACCTGTGATAGCAAACAATGAAAGCAACTTTTTCATAATAGATTTTGTTTTCGTTTTTTTATTTAATTAATTAAAATTATTTTCTTTAAGGTGGGGAGCTTGCGGAGAGAGTGGGATTCGAACCCACGTACCGCTTTTGACGGTAACACGCTTTCCAGGCGTGCCTCTTCAACCTCTCGAGCACCTCTCCCTCTTAAATCGGCGCTAAGTTACAATAAATTTTTTAGTTAAAACAAATTATTATAAAAAAAAATAATTTTATTTATATAAATTTTCTTTTTCTATCATATTATATACTTCCTCTCGTAAAAAAAATCTCATGTTTTTATTTTCTGAAATGGATTTTCGTATGAAACTTGAACTTATTTTCATAATTGGAGCATCAACTATTGTTATATTTTTATGTTTTATAAAATCTCCGCCAATTGCTTCTAAGCGTGGATAAACAATTATTTTATATTCTTCTACAATTGTTTCCCAGGCTTTCCATTTATTTAATGTTTGTAAATTATCCATGCCCATAATAAGGCAAAAATTATATTTTGGATATTTTTTTTCTAAAGCAACTAATGTGTTTATTGTGTAGTTTGGAGTTGGAAGATCGAACTCTATATCGCTGACTCTCATTTTTTCAAAATCACCAATAGACCTGCGTACAAGTTCGAGACGTGTTCTTGCTTGTATTAATATTGATTTATCTTTTACAGGATTTTGTGGGGAAACAACAAACCAAAGCTCGTCAATATCACCAAATTCTATTATATAATTTGCAATAGCCATGTGTCCAATATGTGGAGGATTGAACGAGCCAAAATAAAGCCCAATTTGTTTTTGAGTATTATTCATATTGCTTTTAATTTATACTAAAAGATATATATTTTATAGTTTTCCCTAAATCAAGCCAAATTTTTTCATAATGTGTTTGAATTTTGTATAATGCACTGTTGCTAGGATTTTTGTATAAATCGTCAATTTTTGAAATGATTTTAAAATTATTTTCATTTATCACGTCTATTGTGAAGTCAAATAATTCTTGACTATCTGTTTTTAAGTGAATTATTCCTGATGGTTTTAAAAACTTCTCAAACATTTTCAAATATCTTAGAGAAGTAAGTCGTTTGTTTTTTCTAGCTCCGGGTTGTGGGTCGGGAAATGTAATCCAAATTTCATCAACTTCAGAATTTGCAAACCAATAATTTAGCAAGCCAGCTTGGCTCCTAATAAAAGCGGCATTTGGAATATTTTCATCAGAAATAGTTTTGGCACCTCTCCAAATTCTAGCACCTTTAATATCTATACCTATAAAATTTTTTTCGGGAAACATTTTTGCTTGCCCAACAGTGTATTCGCCTTTTCCACAGCCAATTTCTATTATTAAAGGATTGTTATTTTTAAAAAAATTATTTAGCCATTGTCCTCTAAAATAGTGTCCATTTGCAGACAATTTGTCAAAATCCATTTCGAAATAATGTTCAAATGTTTTGTTTTCTGCAAAATGTGCTATTTTCCGTTTAGCCATTAATTGTTTTTTTGTTTTAAAAGCCAGATGTCGCTTTGGTTTTCTTTTATTTTGGTTTTGTTTAAAAAGTCAAGGGCTGATTCTTTGTCTGGGAAACCATCATAAGCAACTCTAAATCTGTTTTCTAAAGTTGGAGTTAGCACTACTGCATTTGGATATCCTTTTTTTACAAGGCGTTTGCAGGCTTCGTTTGCATCGGCTGAATTTGTATAGCTTCCAGCTATTACGAAAAATTCTTTATTTTCTTTTTTATTTATTTGTGTTGGTAAAGTGTCTGCGCTAATTGCTGTAGTGTCTTTGGTTTCTTTAATAGTATCTTCAATATTTTCCTGAATAGGAGTTTGCGTTATAGCCGTGTCTACTTTTGGTTCAGTAGCTTGTGTACTTTTTTTGCTTTTGCTAAAAGAAACTAGAACTTTGTTGTAAGCATTTTTTATTTCGTCTGGAAATAGTATATAAGAGGAAACTCCCGCTAAAAGGAATAATATAATTATCCAAACATATAAGGGAATTTTTATTTTTTTCTTTGTGGTAACTTTTTCAGGCTTAATGTTTTTTTGTTTTTTTGATTCTATTGATACAGAAAAATTAGGCATCCCGTAAAAAAAACTGTTGGTGATATCTTTAAGAGTATAGGACTTGTTTTTGTCTAAGTATAAATTACCAATACCTTCAAATTCATATTGTCCGTTTTTTTCAATTTCGTTTTTGATTTTAGAAACGTAATTAGATACAATTTCGGGAATATTTTCTTCGCTAAAAATATTTTCTTTTTTTAAAATGTTTTCTAATAAAAAATCATTAGATAAAACTTTTGAAAAGTTTATTTTTGAAGCAGGTGAAATGAATTTGCGTCCTTTTTTATTAGATGCTTGTTTTATTAAAATGCTGAAAGTTCCAATTCCATTAATTGAAATTTTTTTGTATTTTTTCAGTAACGAAGCAAATATTACGTTGGTTATTTCTTGCATATAAATACAAATTTATAAAATAATAAACAAAAAAACCCCGCTTTAAGGCGAGGTACATAAAATATTTTAAAAATTATCTTTTATGTAACTTTTCGTCAGAAACAGTAAGTTTATGTCTGCCTTTAGCTCTACGGCGTGCAAGTATTTTACGACCATTAGCTGTTTCCATTCTGTGACGAAATCCATGTTTGTTTCTTCTTTTGCGGTTAGATGGTTGGAAAGTGCGTTTCATATCAGTTCTGCTTTTATCAAATTATTTTTTCGGACTGCAAAATTAATAATTTATTTTGTATAAAAAAAATTATTTTCACATTAAAGTAGATGGTAGATTCAACTAGCAAGTACAATTTTCATTTATAATCATATAAACATTTTTCGGCAAAATTTTTTGTAAACTTTTAAAATACAAAAAATTTTGCCGAAAAAATTAAATAGCTTTTACACTAAAATTATTTACTGGTAATTTTAAATTCAGTTCTTCTATTTAGTTGACGACCTGCATCTGTTTCATTTGAAGCTATTGGTTTGTCAAAGCCATAGCCAGCACTAGTCATTCTGTCTGCAGGAATACCAGCATTAATTAAATAATCAACAACTGCTTTTGCACGTGCTTGAGATAAGGTTTTGTTGTAAGCAGCAGAGCCAACATTGTCAGTGTGTCCTGAAATTTCGATTTTAATAGTAGGATTTTTTCTCATTAATTGAGTTAAGTTTTCAAGTTCATTTTTAGATTCAGGTCTTAATGTAGCTTTGTTAAAATCAAAGAAAATGTTTTTCAACACAATTTCTTTACCAATTTCAACTTTTTTGAGGTAAATATCTTTTTCAACTTCTTGATATGCAGAAGTTTTAGGAATATCGAAGTTTTCTGAATGGAATAAGTATCCAGGAGCTTTTACAGCAATACCATAGTTTTTTCCACTTGGCAGCGATACTAAATACTTTCCTGTAGCGCTATTAGATGTAAATGTGGCTATTTCTTCGTTTATAACATTGTCGGTTAAAATTATACTTGCTTCAACTGGCTCTTTTGTAGCTTCGTCTAAAACACGTCCTTTTAATAATGTTAACGATACAGTATTTACAGCAGCTTCCATAGATGTTTCGCTAACAGGCTCTGTGCGCCAAGCAATCAAGTTATCTTCTGTATTTGTTAATACTGGTTTTTCTAAAATAAATGTAACAACGTAAATATCTCTCTCTCCGTAGCCATCTGCTCTTGCGTCTCCCATCATGTAGGCGTGGGTTCCGCTAGCTGCGATTGTGAAGAATACGTCATCATCAGGAGTGTTAATTGGATAGCCAAGGTTTACAGGTTCAGACCATTTTCCGTTATTAAAAGTTGATTTAAAAACATCAAATCCGCCCATATTTTTATGTCCTTCAGAGCTAAAATATAATGTTTTTCCATCGGGATGCATAAATATGGACTCTTCATTATAAATAGTGTTTAGACTTCTTACATTTATAGCTTCGCCCCAATTGCCTTTTTTATCTTTGTGAGAAACCCAAATGTCGCGTTTGCCAACAGACCCTTCTCTGTCGCTAATAAAGTATAAAGATTTACCATCAGGACTAAGGCTTACTGTACTTTCATGAGATTTTTTACCATTTATGGTTTTTGGCAGAGGAACTGGTTTTCCCCATTCAGTACCTTTTAATACACTTTGATAAACATCCCCGTTATTTACTGCCCTATAAATAAAAAGTATTTGTCCATCACCGCTAAGTCCAGCAGTAGCATCGTGATCTTTGCTGTTTAATGGGCTTCCAGGGTTTTCTACTTTCCAAGAGCCGTCTCCTCCTCTTGATGCAATATAAATGTCTTCATAAAACATTTTGTCTCGTGGGTCTATTCCTCCACCGGTTGTGTTTGGTCTGCGACTTGTGAATATCATCATGGACTCGTCTGCATTTATAAATGGAGAATATTCGCGATATATAGTATTTATGTCTGGTCCTATATTATCAATAAAGACTTTAGTGGGATTTGCTACTAGCTCAATTCCAGTTTCACATTCTTGAATTACTTTATTTAATTCATGGGCTACGGCATTATATTCTTTAGGTGTTAATTTGTTTTTAAAATTTTTAAAAGAATTAATAGCCTCATTGAACTTGTAATTTCTTTGATATGCATATCCGAGCCAATAATATAAAGAATCATGGCAATTATTATCTAATTGTTCTGATTTTAATAGGTGTTCAAGAGATTTTTCAATATTTATTTTTCGGTAGCAAACACCAATTTTAAAATTTAACAATGCATTGTTGGGATTTATTTTTTGAGCTTTTAAATAATGTTCTAATGCACTAGGATAGGCACCAAGCCCTTGTACCCAAAAGCTATCTCCTATCTTTATATTTGACAAAGCATCTTTTAAATCTTTTCTATCGATGTTATTTTTGTCAAATTCAACATTTTGAGCAACAATACTAATTGTTAAAAAAATATAACATGCAGATATAATAAGTTTTTTCATGGTTGTATTCTTTTTTATTATTTACACATTTGTTTAATATATAAATCGGCATTGCTTAATCCTAGCGATTGAGCTTTTTTCCAGTCTTCACAAGCTCCTTTAAGGTCTCTAGTCATTTCTTTAGCACTGCCTCGATTTACAAAAGCAATACCATAAGAATCGTTTAAAGAAATTGCTTTGTCAAAATCTGAAATAGCTTCTTTATATTTTTCGGCTTTATAATTAGCTGTTCCTCTATTGTTATAAGCAAAAGCATAGTCGCTTTTTTTCTCTATTGCCTTGCTAAAGTCGGCTATTGCTTCTTCATAATCTCCTTTATCCATTTTTGCTAAGCCTCTGTTATTGTATGCTATATAATATTCAGGATTTGCGTCTATAGCTTTTGAATATTCATAAATTGCGTCATCATATTTCTCTATTTTCCTATAAACGCTTCCTGCATTATTATGAGCAAAGGCTAATTTTGGGTTTGCTTTTGCAGCTTCTTTATAGCAGATTAAGGCAGAGTCATATTTCTCCATCATTTTATAGCAAGTACCCATATCATTATAAGAATATGAAAAAGTGTAGTCTTTTTCGTCTAAAAGGGCTTTCCTATATGTTTCTATTGCATCTTGATAATTTCTTTCATCATACAAAACACTACCTAAATAATAGTATGCTTGTGCATTTTTTTCATCCAATTCAATAGCTTTGTTGAAATCGTCTTTTGCTTTTTCAGCATCATTATTGTCATATAGCATTTTGCCTCTTTGAAAATAAGCGTTAGAGGTTGGTTCTGTTTTTATAGCTTCTGAAAAATCTGAAATAGCTCCAGATTTATCATCTAACTCTGCTTTTACAACGCCTCTATTATAAAAAGCTTTTGCAAAATTTGGCTTTAGTTCTATAGCTTCATTAAATTTTTTTAGTGCTTGTTGAAGTTGTCCTTTGTCGTACATTTTAGTACCTTCATTGTACAAAAGTTCGGCTTTTAGAGGGTCTTCTATTAGAACCATTATTGTATCCGTTTGAGCACTTAAGTATAACCCAAGTGTCAAAAATAAAATAAATGAAAATAGTCGTTTCATAAAATGATTTTTAAATTTGCCTGCAAAAATATGAAATTATAATGAATTAACAATAAAACTTTAAATTTTTTTTAAAAAATATTTAATTAACTTCGCAAAATAAAATATCAAAAGTATGATTACTAAAGAATTAATCTCGCCTAAAAGCATAGTTGTAGTAGGGGCTTCAAATTCTATAAACAAGCCCGGTGGAAAAGTTTTAAAAAATTTACTAGATAATAATTTTTCTGGAAATTTATATGTCGTAAATCCAAAAGAAAATGAAATTCAAGGCGTTAAAAGCTATTCTAATGTTCTTGACTTGCCGCAAGTTGATTTAGCGATTATCGCTATAGCTGCAAGATTTTGCCCAGAAACTGTAGAAGTGTTGGCTAATAAAAAAGGTACAAAGGCTTTTATTATCTTAAGTGCTGGATTTAGCGAAGAAAACGAAGAAGGTAAAAAATTGGAAAAACAAATAGTGAAAACTATTAATGATGCGGGTGCTTGTTTGATAGGTCCTAACTGTATTGGAATGATGAACCCTAATCATACATCTGTTTTTACATATCCTATCCCTAAATTAAATTCTATGGGAATGGATTTTATTACTGGAAGCGGTGCTACAGCAGTGTTTATTATGGAAAGCTGTATGATGAAAGGCGTTCCTTTTAATTCAGTTTGGAGTGTCGGCAATAGTGCTCAGATAGGTGTAGAAGAAGTTCTTGAATATTTAGATGAAACTTTTGAAAAAGGTAAAAGTTCTTTAAATAAATTGCTTTATATAGAAAGTATTAGCAAGCCCGGAAAATTATTAAAACATGCTAGGTCGCTTATAAACAAAGGCTGTAGAATAGCTGCTATAAAAGCTGGTTCTTCTGATGCTGGAAGTCGTGCAGCTTCTTCGCATACTGGAGCTATGGCGTCGAGCGATGTTGCAGTTGATGCGTTGTTTAAAAAAGCTGGGATTGTGCGTTGCTACGGACGTGAAGAATTAGCTACAATTGCGTCAATTTTTAATTTTCCAAAACCAAAAGGAAAAAATGTTGTTATTGTAACTCATGCTGGTGGACCTTCTGTTATGCTAACAGATGCTTTGTCGTCAAATGGCATAAATGTGCCTCATTTAGACAATGATGTTTCAAAAGAATTGCTCGGAAAGCTTTTTGCTGGCTCTTCTGTTGCAAATCCTATAGATTTCCTTGCTACTGGCACACCTGAACAATTAGATGAGATTCTTACAACTTGTGAGGAAAAAATGGACGAAGTAGATTCGATAGCTGTTATTTTTGGAAATCCGGGTCTATTCGAAGTTTACGAGGCTTATGATGTGATTAATAATCATTTGCAAAAAGCTAAAAAACCAATTTTCCCAATTTTACCATCTATCGTAAATGCGAAAAATGAAATTCAATATTTTGTAGATAAAGGAAATGTTTATTTCCCTGATGAAGTGGTGTTTGGAAACGCATTTTCTAGAATGATGAATACGCAAGCTCCAGCTAAGGTTGAGGATTTGCCAAAAGTTGATACTGATAAAATCAGAAATGTGATAAATCGCGCCGGCAATGGTTATTTGTTGCCAGAAGATGTTTCTGAACTTTTAGACGCTGCTGGCATAAGCAGAGCAGGTGAGGCAACTTCTGCAAATGAGTCGGAAATAATTGAGGCTGCAAAAAAATTCGGCTATCCTGTTGTTTTGAAAGTTGTTGGTCCTGTGCATAAAAGCGATGTTGGTGGAGTGGTTCTAGGCGTGAAAAACGAAACTCAATTGGTTGAAGAATTTCGCCGAATGATGAAAATTAAGGATACAACAGCAATTTTAATTCAGCCAATGTTAAGTGGAATTGAGCTTTTTGTAGGAGCTTCAAGAGAGGATGATTTCGGACACCTTATTTTATGCGGTTTAGGCGGGATTTTTGTGGAAATTTTGAAAGATGTAAGCGCAGGACTGTCGCCACTGAGCATAGATGAAGCAATGTCGATGATTGAAAATTTACGCAGTAAAAAAATACTAGAAGGAGCTAGAGGACAAAAACCAATTGATAAATTAAAATTTGCAGAAATTTTAGTTAAATTATCTGCTTTATTGCAGGCTGCTCCTGAAATAGCTGAAATGGACGTTAATCCGTTGCTGGCTTCTGAAGATAAAATTGTTGCGGTAGATGCAAGAATTAATATCCAGAAAAAATAATTTTTTTATCGCAAACGCGATTTTTAATTTAATTTTGTAACATATAAAAAACATAAAAAAATGAGAACTAAAATATTGTTAATTTCTGTTTTGCTTTTGGCTATATTAGCTTCTTGTGTGCCTGCAAGACAATATCAAGATGAAAAAGAACGTCGCCAAAATGCAGAGTCTGAAGCTGCTAAAATGCGTGCAGAACTAGATCAGACGAAAACTTCAAATCTTGAACTTGAAGAAAAAATTAAATTATTGAAAAAGCAAGTTGAAGTTTTAGAAAAAGACACAACTATGACTGGAATATCGCTTCGTAAAATGAACTCGCAATACGACAAGTTAAATGTTCTTTACGAGCAACTGAATAAAAAGTATGATGATCTTTTAAGACTAAATGCTTCTGAAACTCAAAAAATAAGCAGTGAATTACAACTTACACAAGACCAATTATCTCGTAAAGAAGCTGAATTAAAAGCTTTAGAAAATGAATTAAATTTACGTCGTCAGAATTTGGATAAAATGCAAGCTGATATTGCTTTGAAAGAAAAAAAGATTTCGGAACTAGAAGGCATTATTGCTAAAAAAGAAAGCATAATGAAGGCTCTGAGAGATAATTTATCAGTAGCGCTGAAAGGTTTTGAAAATAATGGACTTTCGATTATAGAAAAAGACGGAAAAATTTATGTGTCAATGGATGAAACATTGTTGTTTGCTTCTGGAAGTTGGTCTGTTAATGCAAAAGGTAAGCAAGCATTAAATAATCTTTCAGATGTGTTGGCAAGTAATCCTGATATATTCGTTATGGTGGAAGGACACACCGACAATGTTCCTTATAGAGGCAGCGGACAAGTGAAAGATAATTGGGATTTAAGCGTGATGCGTGCTACAAGCGTTGTGAAAATAATTCTTAGCAATAGCAGCGTTAATCCAAATAGAATTACTGCTGCCGGAAGAGGAGAATATGTTCCAATCGAAAGTGGAAATAATAGTGAAGCTCGCCAAAAAAATAGACGTACTGAAATCATACTCACTCCAAATATGGACGAGTTTATGAAAATATTAAACAATCAATAAAATTATATTACTTTTTGTAAAAAATATGTAATGGATAATCGTCCACTTCCTGAAATATTAAGACCTGAATCGATAGATGATTTTGTTGGTCAAGAGAAATTGATGGGAAAAGATGGGATTATTAGGAAAATGCTTGAAAATAACACCATTAGCTCCATGATATTTTGGGGACCGCCAGGTGTTGGAAAAACTACATTGGCTCTGATTATTGCAAAAAGCCTTAATCGTAAGTTTTATCAACTTAGTGCTATTAATAGCGGCGTAAAAGAGGTTAGGGAAGTTATTTCTGAAGCTCAAAAAGAAAAAAGTCCAATTTTATTTATAGACGAAATACACCGTTTCAGTAAGTCTCAGCAGGATAGTTTGCTTTCCGCTGTGGAAAAGGGAATTGTAACATTAATTGGTGCTACCACCGAAAATCCTTCCTTTGAAATAATTAGTCCGCTGCTCTCAAGATGTCAGGTGTATGTGTTAGAAGCTCTTTCTATAAAAGAACTTGACATTCTTGTAGAAAAAGCTGTTGCATATTTTAAAAACAAGGAAATAGATATAAATATTCTTGAAAAAGACGCTTTGTATAGATTTTCTGGTGGCGATGCTAGGAAGTTTTACAACCTAATAAAGTTAGTAGTAGAAAATAATTTAAAAAACAACTCTGTTGAAATTACAAACGCAAAAGTAGCTGAAATTATACAAAAAAACATTGCTAGGTTTGATAAAACAGGAGAGTTGCATTACGATATTATTTCTGCGTTTATAAAATCAATACGTGGTAGCGACCCAAATGCAGCTCTGTATTGGCTTGCAAGAATGATAAGTGCTGGCGAAGACCATCTTTTTATTGCAAGGCGTATGATAATATTGGCAGCTGAAGATGTTGGGCTTGCAAACCCAAACGCAATATTGCTTGCAAACACGTGTTTTGACGCAGTGCATAAAATTGGATACCCTGAGTCTAGAATAATTTTGGCTCAATGTGCTGTGTATTTAGCTAATTCGCCAAAGAGCAATGCTTCCTATATGGGAATTGATGCAGCTATTGAAAATGTGAATAAAACAGGAGATTTACCAGTGCCTTTGCATTTAAGAAATGCACCAACAAAGCTAATGAAAGAACTCGACTATGGTAAAAATTACAAATACGCACATGATTTTGAAAATAATTTTGTGGAGCAAGAATTTTTACCTGATAAAATAAAAGGAACAAAATTCTACGAACCCGCCCAAAACCCACGAGAAAATGAACATAGAAAATTCTTGAAAGTACGCTGGAAAAATAAATACAATTATTAGTTTTTAAAGCGATGCCCGCGAGCATAACGAAGGGTTTTAAAGTCGAAAGTTTTCGCTGTGCATGGCGGCAACTTGCAACTGGCTGGCTATCAATGGTTTGTGGTGGTGTTTTTCCTGTTTTCAGCGTTGCAACATCAAAAAACGAAAAAACAATACATGATTGTTGATTATTAAATATTTATGTGGGTGTTGCAAAAAAGTGCGGAAAACAGGAGTAATTTTTTTGGATAAGGTTTTTTTATAAAGCAATTCTTTTAATTTTTATTATATTTGTCTAATTAATTTAATTGTATAAAAAATATGTTTTATGCATAATTTTCGCATTAAAATATTTATAACAATATTACCTATTATAATGTTGTTAGTTTCTTGTACAAAAGATGACCCGTCATGGGATGTAGATCTTAATGTTCCGATAGCACATGCTTCTCTTGGAATAAAAGATTTTGTTGCTGATAGTTTGCTTAGCGAAGATGCAGAAAAAAACCTAACGCTTGTTTTAGATTTTGATTTATTGAAGATTTCTACAGATACTTTGGTTAGTCTGCCAGATTCGCTTTATTATGCTAAATATAAAATGCCTTTTGGCATTACTGTTCCTCCTAATACAAAGGTTTTTGATAAGACAGAAACTAAATTTTATAAACTTAAAGATGCAATACTAACAGAAGCAAAAATTAAAACAGGAAAAATAGCTATTAAAGCTTTTAATTATTTAAAAACATCTGCATATATAGAATATGTGTTGGATAATTCTTTATTAAATGGAAAACCTATTGCTTTAAGTGGAATTGTTCCAGGTCTTAGTGCTACAAATAATACATTGGAGCAAGAATATGATGTGAGTGGAACTTATTTGGATTTAAGGCAGCCAAAAAACAAGTACAATACTTTAAAATCTACTATTAGGATTTTTTCGGATCCTAACGCTACTGAAAATGTTAAAATAAATTATAATGATAGTCTTGAAATTCTTGTAGAATTCAAGGATATTGTCGTGGAGTATGCTAGAGGCTATTTTGGGCAACATAATATTACAGTTAATGGCAATGAGGAAATTTCTTACATAAAAGATTTTGGAATAAATTATTTAGATATTGATGATGTTTCTATGTGTATTTCTCTTGAAAATTATTTTGGAGCAGATTTGGGCTTTACGGTTAATAAAATTTCTAGTCATGGAAATGCCGATTTAGACTTAGTTGCAGATTGTATTGGCAAGCAAATTAATATGACCAGAGCTGTAGAGGGTCCCTATCAAAATGTTATTCCGTCAAATAAAATAATAAACTTTAATGGTTCAAATATTATTCAATTTATTGAAAATTTGCCATATGCAATTTCTTATGATGTTAGAGCGGATATAAATTCTATGGGTAATATTTCAACTGGAAACGATTTTGTGTTTTCTGCTCGCGGCTTTGAAAGTCGCATGCATTTGGAATTACCTTTGAGTTTTGCTTTAAAGGGTTTGAAATTAACCGATACTATTGATTATGATCTAAAAAAATCAAAAGTACGTTTGGCTAAATCGGAGCTAACAATAAATGTTGAAAACAGCTTTCCGTTTTCTGCGAGCTTAGACATTAAATTAATAAATGATGGTGCTGTTATTGATAGCATAAAACCAAATAATGAAATTTTTGCTGCTAATGTTGATGAAAACGGAAATGTAATTTCCTCTGCAAAGCAGATAATAAAAATTGGCTTAGACGAAAATCAAACAAAATCGCTTTATGATTGCAAAAAAGCTGTAATTACTGCAAAAATAAATACTGGTGGCAATGCAAATCAGAAAGTGAAATTAAATGCTTCAAATAAGATAGATATTGTTTTAACAGGACTTTTTAATATGTTTTTGAATGAAAAATTATAGCATTATATTGTTTTTTTGTTTGTTTTCTCTTAAAATAGCAGCTCAGGAGCAAGATGGCTACGAATATTCCATTTCTTCAATGAATTCGTTAGAAAGTAAATCTGTTTCAGCAGATTTTTTATTGAAATTTTATAAAGGTGGCTATATAGATTCAGCTTACAAGTGGGAAACAATTTATAAATTAAAGGATAAAAACCATATTGGCTATTTTAGTTTAAATAGAGCAGATGTTTCTGTACCATATAAAAACGATTTCTCGCTTTACTTCTCAATTATACACCAAAATTTACTAGGATTTGGATTTTCTCGGAATTTCTTTCAATTGGTTTTTACAGGAAATAATTCTTTGTTGGGAGCAAATGTAATGCTTAATCCGACCGTTTTTCAAAAGTATAATTTTACGGAAACTTTTGCTGGTGTAAAATATAAATTAAAAGAAAACTTATATATAAATGCCGCAATAGGTCCGGCTTTTATTTATTCGCATAATAATTTGAATTTTTCAAAATCAAGTTTTCACACATCGCCTATGGCAGATAGTTTGTCGCTGTTTTTCAATGGCTCGTACGTTTCTTCTGGCAGTAGTGCGTTTATTAAAGGTGTTGGATTTGGCTCTGAAATTGGTATGTCGGGAATGTCAAATAATATTAAATGGAAAATATCGGCTTCAAATTTAGGCTGTGCTTGGCTTAACAGAAAAGCAGTAAATTCTGTTCGCGACACGTTAATGTATTTTACGGGGTTTGAAGTTACTGAGTTATCAGATATTAGCAATACCGTTAATGAACAAGTTGATGATTTTGAAAAAACTTTTGATTTTAAATCGGATACTGCAAAAACGTCTATAGCTCTTCCATTCTTGATTACAGGTGAGTGTGCTTTTCAAACAGGTAAAATAGAATCATTTTTATCTTTTAATTATTACAACATGAAAGGATTTATACCTTTTATTCAGTATTATCCGTTT
Coding sequences within:
- a CDS encoding OmpA family protein: MRTKILLISVLLLAILASCVPARQYQDEKERRQNAESEAAKMRAELDQTKTSNLELEEKIKLLKKQVEVLEKDTTMTGISLRKMNSQYDKLNVLYEQLNKKYDDLLRLNASETQKISSELQLTQDQLSRKEAELKALENELNLRRQNLDKMQADIALKEKKISELEGIIAKKESIMKALRDNLSVALKGFENNGLSIIEKDGKIYVSMDETLLFASGSWSVNAKGKQALNNLSDVLASNPDIFVMVEGHTDNVPYRGSGQVKDNWDLSVMRATSVVKIILSNSSVNPNRITAAGRGEYVPIESGNNSEARQKNRRTEIILTPNMDEFMKILNNQ
- a CDS encoding replication-associated recombination protein A gives rise to the protein MDNRPLPEILRPESIDDFVGQEKLMGKDGIIRKMLENNTISSMIFWGPPGVGKTTLALIIAKSLNRKFYQLSAINSGVKEVREVISEAQKEKSPILFIDEIHRFSKSQQDSLLSAVEKGIVTLIGATTENPSFEIISPLLSRCQVYVLEALSIKELDILVEKAVAYFKNKEIDINILEKDALYRFSGGDARKFYNLIKLVVENNLKNNSVEITNAKVAEIIQKNIARFDKTGELHYDIISAFIKSIRGSDPNAALYWLARMISAGEDHLFIARRMIILAAEDVGLANPNAILLANTCFDAVHKIGYPESRIILAQCAVYLANSPKSNASYMGIDAAIENVNKTGDLPVPLHLRNAPTKLMKELDYGKNYKYAHDFENNFVEQEFLPDKIKGTKFYEPAQNPRENEHRKFLKVRWKNKYNY